In the Halalkalicoccus subterraneus genome, TCGCGATGTTCGCTGCCGTCGTCAACTCCCTCCTCCAGCCGGCGTTCAACGTGCTTCCGGCGGTGATCGGCCTGCCGCTGTTCTTCTTCCTCGTCGTCGGCCCCGTCGAGGAGACGGTCAAACTGCTCGCGGTGCGTCTGTATGCCTACCGCGACGTCCGCTTCGACGCCGTCATCGACGGGGCGGTCTACGGCGCCGCGGCCGGACTGGGTTTCGCAACGATCGAGAACGCGCTGTACATCACGCAGGGGCTCGAAGCCGGCGTGGCGGGCACGGAGATCATCGGCATGGCGGGCGACACCGCCGCCGTGCGTGCGCTCGCGGGGCCGGGTCACGTGCTCTACTCGGCGATCGCGGGCTTCTACCTCGGACTGGCGAAGTTCAACCCCGACGACTGGGGCCCGATCGTGATCAAGGGGCTGTTGATCGCGGCGGTCTTTCACGCGCTGTACAACACGCTCTCGGGGGTCGTTCCGATCCTGCTCGTCGGAGCGGCGAGCTGGATCACGCCCGCCGTCGCGCTGATCGGCTTCATCGTCGTCTACGACGGCCTGGTGGGCTACTTTCTCTACCGGAAGATCTCGGCCTACCGGCGGGCGTACGCCGACGCCGGGGTCCGGCGCGGCGACGAGGACGAGCCGACCCCCGAACTCACCGAGTTCGATCCAGATACGGGGCGCTAACCCGCTCGACGTACTTCGCGATCACGTCGGCCTCCAGATGGACGGGATCGCCCACCTCCTTCCCCGGAAGCGTCGTCTCCTCGTAGGTCGTCGGAATGATCGCGACCGTAAACTCCCCCTTCGAGAGGTCCGCGACGGTGAGGCTGATGCCGTCCACCGTAACGGAGCCCTTCTCGACGACGTAGTTCGCGAGGTCGTCGGGCAAGGAGAACGAAAAGCGCCAGTCCTCGCCGACTCCTTCGATTCTTCGGACCTCGCTCACGCCGTCGACGTGACCCTGCACGACGTGACCGTCGAACCGGCCGTCGGCGGGCATCGCGCGTTCGAGGTTGACCCGCTCGCCCTCCCGGAGCTCACCCAGATAGGTTCGAGAGACGGTTTCGGCGGCGAGAAAGACCGAAAATCCCTCGGCACTGCTCTCCTCGACGGTCAGACACGCGCCGTTGACGCTCACGCTCTGGCCGCCCTCGAGCTCGCTCGCGAACGGACAGCCGATCCGCAGGCGCAGCCCGTCGTCGGTTTCGGTCCTCACGAGGACCTCGCCGGTCGCCTCGACGATCCCGGTGAACATACCTCGGCTTGGAGTGGTCGACACGAAAGGGTTCCGTCGGGGTTCCGACATCGGTTCGGGGAGCCAGATACGTTATGGTCATCGGGCGTCTACCGACGGCCGATGGCGAACCTGGGGATTCTGGATATGATCGGACTGGCGGGCTCGCTCGTGTTCGCCCTTCCGGTCGGCGTGTTCGGGCTGAACCGGCTTCTCGACGGCCAGACGATACTGGGCGGCGGGCTGGTCGTCGTCGCGGTGGCGATGGTGTGGCTCCCCCAGACGCTCACGACGCCGATGGACCTCCCCGGGGACATCGCGGGAGCCGCCGTCGGGACGGTCGCCAAGACGCCCGAGGAGGACGACGAACGTGACGGCTCGGAGTGATCTTTGCGGGTTGACCCTTCGGGGCCGGCAGGGTTTTTAGCCGTCGACGATCAACGCGAGGCATGAAACTCCCCGGCATCCTGAGCATGATCCAGCTGGGCTCGGGGCTGATCTTCGCCGTCCCGCTCGGCGTCATCGGCGTCGAGTTTCTGACGTCCGGCCGGCCGGTCTTCGGCGCCGGGTTCTTGCTCGTCGCCGTCGCGATGCTCTTTCTGCCCGAGTACATCGTCCGCCGGATCGGCAGCCCCCGCGACTGGCTTCGCGGGCTCGTTCCCTTCCGCCGGGGCGACTGACGAGAGCCACAACAGGTAGAACCCGGATCCGATCCTCTCAGGAGCCGTCGTCGAAACCGTTACTGGTCGGACGACCTGACCTGCGGGACGAGCGACCGGGGATAGTCGGTCAGGTTCTCGAACCCCTCCTCGCGGACGACCACGAGGTCCTCGATACGAACACCTCCTTTTTCGGGGTCGTAGACGCCCGGTTCGACCGTCAGCACCATTCCCGCCTCTAGTTCCCGGTCCGCCCGGAGCGACGGCGCCTCGTGGAGGCTCATCCCGACGCCATGGCCCGCTCCGTGGGTGAAGCCCGGCGATCCGTCGGGCCGAAATCCATATGCACTGATCTCGGCGGCGGTCTCCCCGTGGACCGCGCTCGCGACCGTCCCCGCTCCCGCCGAGAGCACCTCGAAGGCGGCGTCCTGTGCGCGCTCGACGGCGACGTACGCCCGTCGCTCCCAGCCGCCCTCCGAATCGACGACGAACGTTCGGGAGAGGTCGCCGTAGTAGCCTGCCGGCCCGCGCGGCGAGAGATCGATCAGGACGGTTTCTCCGGGTCCTATCGGTACGTCGCCGGTGAAGTGGAGATCCGCACAGCTTTCCCTGGCCCCGATCACGGTGTTTCCCGCCGGGGCGGCGCCCTCGCGGGCCATCGCGGCGTTTACCTCGCGGCGCAGGCGTTCGGTGGTGAGCGACTCGCCGTCCCAGTTGAGAGTTCCGTCCCCGACCTCGGCCGAGGCCAGCACCGTCTCGGCGAGGGCCATCCCCGCCTGAGCGGCGTCTTGTACTCCACTGATTCGCTCGATTTCTTCCTCGGTTTTCCGTACCCGCATCCGTTCGACGACGTCGGTCGATTCGATCCCGCAGCCCGCACGTTCGAGCCAGAGCGCGGCGTCGTGGGGGATTCCCTGTGGGACCAACACGGTCCCCGAAACGAGTTCCGCGGCGCGCTCGCCCGCGGTCCTCGACGACTGCTCGGCGACACTCACCACCCGACCGGAGAACTCCTCGCGGGCCTGTTCCTCGAACAGCCGGGGCGTACAGAGGGTCGCCCCGCCGTTCTCACCGTCGTAAACGTAGGCGTAGTCGCGATCCGGGCCGGAAAAGCCAGTGAGGTACCTGAGGTCGTCGTCGAAGCAGTCGCCGACGTGAACGAAGGCGTCGGCGTTTCGCTCCTGGAGTTCGGAATCGAGCGGCCCGTCGTTCATCTAGTGGACTTCGGCCTCGGGGGCGTCGGCCTCCGCGATCAGCTCCTCGATGGACTCCTCGCGGGGCTCGTTGCAGAGCAACACGTCGAGCGGCAGCGTCGGCGCGCCGTTGACGAGGTTCTCGAGCAACACGAGGCGTTCGCGGGCCCGACTCATCCCGACGTAGAAGACCCGGCGCTCGTTGTCGGTCAACATCGGTACCGGGCTCGTCGTTCGGGTGAACTCCTCCTCCATGGGGACCTGCTCCTGCTCGATCGTTGCGGCCATCTGTTCGACGACCTTTTCGGTCAAATCGGTCGCGACGAAGACGTGGTCGGCCTCACGCCCCTTCGCCGAGTGGATCGTCCCGATTCGAATCCGCTCGGGGTCCGCGCCCTCGTAGGTGCCCGTCGCGAAGTAGGCCTTGACGCTCTTTCGCTGGAAGCTCGTGATCTTTCTCGACATGTCCGCCGCCGAGACCGGATCGGGGACGAACGGGGCGTACTCGCGGATCACCTCGGGCTCGATGGTGATCTCGGCGACGCTGTCGACGCCCGCGGCCTCCTCTCGTTCGTCGATCTCGTCGAAGAGGTCGTCGCGCTCGTTCGTGCTGAAGGCCGAATCGGCGAGCATGTCCGCGAGACGACGGGCTTCGAGCCCGTTGATCTCCTCGCCGTTATCGACCTTCTCGACGGCGGCGATGAACTGCTGGAGCCGGTCGGTCCACATCCGCTGGTCGGTCAGCAGCTCGAAGGGCATCCCCTCGCTGATGAACTCATCGAGGAACTGGAACATCTGGTAGCGCGCCCGAAAGAGCACCATCATCGTTTCGTCCGGTGTCTCCGCGACCGTCGCCCGGACGTTTCGCACCAGATCCAGCATCGAGGGGCTCTCGACGGCCTCGACCAACCCGCCCTCCTTGCGGGGGTTGAGGTCCTTCTCCTGGCGCTTCTCGATGTGCCGTACTTCTCTGTTCACGACGTCGAGGATGCGCGAGGGGAGCCGATAGGAGTTGGGCAGGACGACGTCCTCGTCGACCTGGGCGTCGAGCAGGAGCGCGGGGTCCGCGCCCTGCCAGGCGTAGACGACCTGGTCGTCGTCGCCCGCGATCAACACGCCCCTCATGTGGGGTTTCCACTCCTCGTAGACGGCGTACTGTAGGGTAGTGATGTCCTGGAACTCGTCGATCACCAGATACTCGACGTTCGGGACCAACGAGCGCTGCTTGACCCGTTCGAGCATGTCCGCGAAGCCGACGAGGTTCTCCTCGCCCTTGAACCCGCGCCACGCGCGGATCGCCTCGGGGATGTCGATCCGGTCGTCATCAGAGGGCCACGTCGGGGTGTACTTGTTGCCCGACATCGAGTTCTCGTCGAGCTCGGGGGGGAGACGCACCTCCTCGTCGTTCCACTGGAAGGGCACGTCGTACCAGTCGCCGACTTCTCTATCCGTTCGCTGGAGCCACTGGCTCGTCGCGATGATCTTGTTGCCGAGCGTGGTCGAGCGGGCGGTCCGGCGGCCCGCGCCGCTGTACTCGTCCTCGAATTCGAGCCCATAGGACTCACAGAACTCCTTTTTCTGCTTCTCGCCGACGACGTCGCCCCGCGAGAGGTCGAGCAGCTCGTAGGCCTTCGCGTGCATCGTACAGACGTTGCCCTGCAGGCTTCGCGGCGAGATGTCGAGGCGTTCGGCGAGCCGGTCGCGGATCTCGGCGGCGGCCGCCCGGGTGTAGGAGACGACCAGTATGTCACGGACGTCGACCGAACCGTCCTCGAGGATCTCCTCGACACGGTCGAGCAGCGCCGTCGTCTTCCCGCTGCCCGGCCCACCGAACAGTCGGGTGACCTGTGTGTCAGCCATTGCACCAACTCACGGGCCTGTGGGTGATAAGCCCGGTGGATTCGCTCAGCCGCCCCGTGTGGAGCGTGCCTCCCGTATCTCCGCGCCGTCGCGGATCAGGTCCTCACAGTCCGGACAGACGCGCGGTTCGTCCACGTCCGGCGGCGTGAACACCCGGACGTACGCCTCGGTCACGAACGAGCCACAGTTCTGACACTCGGGCATTCGGTTCGTCCTCACACACTGCGACCAATAAACAGTTCCGCCCGTCGACCCTCGGCTACTGGGGCGCCCAGCCGCAGACGCTACAGTTCGACGCGGCCTGATCGTGAAGGCCGCCACAGTCGGGACATTGCTTCTTGTTATAGTCGGTGTCCCACCCTACCGGTTCCGTTTCGTGTCCGCGCTGGGACAGGAACTGGTCGAACATGTCGTCGCCGTCGGGTGCGGTGGCCATACGTGGTATGGTATGACACGACAGTACATAACCTTTCGGGCCGGCCAGATGTTTATATCGAGGGATCGTAGGCGGGGTATGGCCGACGCCCCGCTCGAACACGTCAGCAACGCACCCGAGACCCCGACCGACGGCCCCGCTCCGGCGGTCGTGTTGATCCACGGCCGGGGGACGAACGAGCAGGACCTGCTCCCGATCGCGGAGCGACTGCCCGACGAGCTCCACGTCCTGAGCGTCCGCGCGCCCGATCGGCTTCAGGGCGGCTACACCTGGTACGAACTCGACCTCTCGGCGGGCGGGCTGCACGCGAGCCAGCCCCACCCCGAGGAGTTCCGCCGGAGCCTCGACCTCGTCCACGACTTCGTCGAATGGGCACTCGAAGAGTACGACCTCGATCCCGACAGGATCGGCCTGCTGGGATTCAGTCAGGGGTCGATCACGAGCCTCGCGGCGCTCTGTGAGCGCCCCGAGCGATACGACTGGGTGGTCGCGCTGAACGGCTATCTCGCCGAATCACACGAGGACAGCGTGGATAACGCCCGCGATAGGCCGGTGTTCATCGGCGCGGGCGAGAGCGATCAGGTCATCCCCGTCGAGCGCGCCGAGCGCGCCGCAGAACTGCTGGAGGAGGCGGGCGCGGACGTGCGTTTCGAGGTCTATCCGGTGGGCCACGGTACCCATCCCGAGGAGATCCGGGCCGTCGCCGAGTGGGTGGCCGAGCGGCTCTGAACCCGCGCACCACGCCGTCGCCTTTCCCAACGCTTCTGTCCGCCGCGCCCGACCGTCGGGTATGAACTACGTCGGCTGGACGGTCCTCGCGCTGGTGGCGTACACCGTCTTCCCGCCGCTCGTGAACCTCGCGACCCGAAGCGTTCCGAGCGCGGTCGTGACGCTGATCGCCGCCTCGACGTTCGCGCTGGGTGCGGCGGGCGTCGTCGTCTATCGTGGCGAGCGCGTCACGCCGCACCTCGTCTCGCCCGGGGCGACGTACATGTACGCGGCGGCGCTCGCGCTCACCGTCGGCCTGCTCGCGTACTACTACGCGTTGTCGGTCGGCCCGGTCAGCGTCGTCGTGCCCCTGTTCGGGATGTTCGTCGTGACGAGTTCGCTGCTCGGTATCGCCGTCCTCGACGAGCCGCTCACCGCGAGAAAGCTACTGGGAATCGCTTTCGCCGCGCTCGCGATCTATCTCATCGGCGTCGAGTAATTCGGCTCATCGAAGCCCGCGTAGCACCATGACGATCCCCAGCAGGAACCCTGCCGCGACGAGACCGAGCCCCGCGATTCCCAGCAGTTCCGTGCTGTTGTACTCGGGGATCCGGTAGCCGTATCGCATGACTGCCGCCGAGAGCACGAGCGAGAGTCCCGCCCCAAAGGTCGTGGTCGCGAGGTCGACACCGAACGGACTGCCGATATCTGCCATATGGTCGTTTCAGTCCCCGGTCGGGTAACACCTGTGCCGGCGAGTGCTTCCTAGAGATCGTACAGTTCGCCGTACTTCCCCTGTACGTAGTCGAGGAAGTAGTCGGCGGTGAAGGACTCGCCGGTGGCTTCCTCGATCAGTTCGGGCGTGGTGTAGCGCGCGCCGTGGCGGTGGACGTTCTCGACGAGCCAGTCGCGAAGCGGGTCGAACTCCCCCTGCCGGATCTTCCCGTCGAGGTCGTCGATGTCCTCGTCGGCGTTCGCGTACAGCTGGGCGGCCAGCACGCTCCCCAGCGAGTAGGTCGGGAAGTAGCCGAAGGAGCCGTGCGACCAGTGGATGTCTTGCAAGCATCCCTCGGAATCGGTGTCGGGGCGCACCCCGAGGTACTCCTCCATCTTCTCGTTCCACGTCTCGGGGATCTCCTCGACCGAGAGGTCGCCCTCGATGAGCTCGCGCTCGATCTCGAACCGGAGGACGATGTGCATGTGGTAGGTTAGCTCGTCCGCCTCGACGCGAATGAGGTTGTCGTCGTGGACCTGATTGGCGGCCTCGTAGGCGTCCTCGACGGTCGCGTCGACATCGGGAAAGCGTTCCTCGACCTGCGGGAGGAATCGTTCCCAGAACGCCCACGAGCGCCCGACGTGGTTCTCCCAAAGCCGGGACTGGGACTCGTGGACGGTGAGGTCCCGCGAGTCGCCGAGCGGCGTGGCGTAGTGCTCGTCGGGCAATCCCAGCGTATAGGTCGCGTGGCCGAACTCGTGGATCGTGCTGGTGAGCCCTCCTAAGAGATCCGTCTCGTCGAAGCGCGTCGTCACGCGGGCGTCGAACTGGTTGCCCGTCGAGAAGGGATGGGGTGCGGTGTCCAGCCGCCCACGATTCCAGTCGTATCCGAGGGTATCGAGCGCGTCCCGAGCCAGTGCTTCCTGTGTTTCGGGATCGAACTCGCCGGAGAAGGCGTCGACCGCGAGGTCGGCCTCCGAGTCAGCGACCGAATCGATCAGCGGGACGAGCTCCTCGCGCAGTCGCGTGAGCATCTCCTCGGCTTTCTCCAGCTCGATATACGGTTCGTAGTCCGCAAAGAGCACCGCGTAGGGGTCGGCGTCGGGGTCGATGTGTTCCGCGTACTCCTTTTTCAGTTCGATCAGCTCCTCCAGAACCGGCGCGAAGATCGAGAAGTCGTCCTCGGCTTTGGCCTCCTTCCATTTCGGGAGCGCTTCGGAGGTCGTCCGGGAGATCTCCTCGACCAGTTCGGTGGGTACGTGCGTCTTTCGCTCGTACTGGCGGCGGATCTCGCGAACGACTGCCGCCTGCTCGTCGTCGAGAGCCGTCGGTTCGAGGTCCGCGAGGTACTCGCCCATCTCCTCGTCGGTGAACTCCTCGTGGATCACCGCCGACAAGGTCGAAAGCTGCTGGGAGCGGGCCTCGATCCCCTCGTCGGGCATCTTGACCTCCTGGTCCCACTGCAGGACGCCCGCGCCGGCGCCGAGGTTCTCGATGCGCCGTACTTTCTCGAGGAACTGCTCATAGGTATCGCCGTCCGTCGTGGACTGTGCCATACCTACGTTTCGAAACGGGTCGTCAAGAACCCGGTGGTCGCGGCGATCCGATCAGCCGGTGACGACGGCTAGGCCGTCGGTGTCGTTTCCGTCCGCGGAGCCGTTATCGGTGTCGTCCGACTGGTTTTCCGTCGCGTTCTCTCCCTCGTCGTCGGTGTCGTTCGGCTCGCCGAACGACGGCTGCGAATCGGTGTCGTCCGTGTCGGTCACGTCGGATCCGTTCTCGCTCCCACCGCTTTCGTCTCCAACGTCGTCCCCGTCTTGGCCGTCGCTCTCGTTGCCGCTCTCATTTCCCGTCCCACCGGCGTCTTGGCCGTCGTTTTCGCTTTCGTTGCTGTCGCCCTCACCGTCGGCCCCGGTGACGCCCTCGCCCCCGGAGCCATTTTCATTTCCCGAACCGGCCTCGGTGTCGTTCTCGTCGCCGGCCGACGGATCGTCGCTTTCCTCGGTTTCGTTGGTTTCGGTGTCGGGAGCGACTTCGCCCGTATCGCTCTCGTCGTCGCCGTCGCTCACGCCGCTGCTCTCATTTCCCGCCTCACCGTCGCCTGCTCCGTTGTTTTGGTCGGAATCGTTCTGGACGCTATCCATGTCGTCACTGTTATTGTCTGTCTCGTTGCCCTCAATAGGTTCGTTAGTATTGCTACCGTTATCTCCCGAACCACTCTCCCCATTGCTAGATCCTTCATTTTCGCCAGAATTGTCATAGGATTCTGTAAGCACTTCTTCACTGGCCGCGTTTTCAACGGTGATTGTGTCTTGTTCTTCGTCCCATACTGGTCTTTCACTATTCCAGTACACCGTCTCTGAACTATCTTCTCCTTCTCCCGTCACAAGACGAATACTTTCTCCTGGTTCAAGTATCGTTTCTGAGAATGTATATGGATCTATAGAAACGCCATTCCCCTCATCCACAGACCATCCTGTTAAATCAAGTGCCTGATTACCTGTGTTTTCAAATTCGACCCATTCATTTTGGGTATTTGCATCTCCTTGATCAACATTTCTACCCGACACAGAGAGTTCTCCACCTTCCTGACCAGTCGTATCGACATTTTCGTCTTCCCCTCCTGTGGTTTCCTCATCTTCTACGTCGTTACTACTATCGTCTGTATCGCCTGTTTCCGGACTATCTTGGTCCTCCTCATCACCGCTGTCACCGCCGTCGAAGATCGGCAGGCCGCCGTCGTTCTCGTCCTCTTCGTCGCTCGCATCGCCCTCGTCGGCGTCGGTATCGCCGTCGTCGTCGGGCGCGTCCTGTCCGTCGTCGGTGCCCTCGTCGGCACTCCCACCCGTATCGCTGCTATCCTCGCCGTCTCCCTCGTCACCGGCGTCGCTGCTGTCGCTCCCGTCGGCGTCGGTATCATCGCTGTCGTCCGGCGGGTCGGTGGTGTCATCGCCCGCGTCGTCGCTCGCGTCATTCGTGTCTCTCTCGGTAGCGTTGTCCCCGCCGCTGGCGGTGTCGTTCCCGCCGGCGTCACCGGCCCCTCCGTCGGTGTCGTTGTCCGTGAGGCCGGGCGGCGAGTCGCCGCCCCCGCCGGGGCTGTCGGTACCGAACGCACCGAGATCCAGCGCTGGGAGCCCGACCGTCGCGATGATGCCGATCGCGAACAGCGCGATGCCGGCGACCAGCAACACCTGTTGAGGGCGTCTCCAGTCGGCAGTGTCGGTCTCTTCGGTCTCGGGACGCTGTTTCGGCCGCGGCGGGCCGGGGGACTGAGAGCGACTCACGTCACCCACCGATTACGTGCCGACGTGCAAATATCTGTCTCTCCGCCGTCATAACTATCAACGAGCTATACGAACCGCGCCGACTCGCGATACAGGTGGTAACACCGGTCCAGCACCGTGAGCGCGACGCTCTCGTCTTTCGTATGGGCTTCACCCGGTTCGGAGGCGCCACAGACCACGCAGGCGGTCCCCGCTTCCGCGAGCCAGCCCGCGTCCGTCGCGTGGGGTTTCGAGACGAGTTCGGGAATCCCCTCTTGAGTCGCCCGAGCGGCCTCAAGCACCCGCTTTGCGAATCCATCGTCCGAGCAGGCCATCGCCGGGAGGTCCTGGTCGATCGTCCACTCGACGCCCTCCAGCTCCGTCACCCGTTCTATGGGCGCGCGCTCGCCCGGGACGGTGCGCTCGTCGACCGTCACCGTACAGCGATCCGGGATCACGTTCATCGCCGACCCGCCCTCGATCTCGGTGACCGCAACCGATCCCGAGAGGTGGTTTCCGAGCACCGTGGCCTCGGGTGCGTCGATTCCCTTCACCACGTCGACGGCCTCGCAGGCCCGGTAGATCGCGTTCTCGCCCGCCTCGGGTTCGCTCGCGTGGCTCGCCGCACCGCGGGCGGTGATCGTACTGCCCCGACGGCCCTTGTGGGCGACCACCACGTCGGTCACGCCCGGTTTCGAGTAGTTCGTCGAGCCCTCACAGACGATCGCGTATTCGGGCGCGAACCCGTTCTCGATGGCGTGTCGCGCACCGATCCCCCCGCTTTCCTCGCCGACGAAGCTGACGAAGACGAGTTTGCCCGTCGGCTCCGCGGTGCGGAAGGCACACATCGCCGCGGCCACTGCCCCTTTCATGTCGGCAGTCCCGCGGCCGTAGAGGCGCCCGTCGCGCTCCTCGACGACGTATTCGCCGCTTTCGATCTGGGATTCGGCGGGCGGCACCACGTCGTGGTGGCCCACGAGCGCGAGCGTCGGACCCTGCTTCGATCCTCTTCGAGCGAAGACGTTTCCCGCCTCGTCGCGGGTCACCTCGCCGTCGGTCTCCTCGCGCAGCCAGTCCTCGATGAAATCGCCCGCGGCGGTTTCATCGACATGGCTCGGGATCGAAACCAGATCTCGCGTGAGGTCGCGAACGTCGTCAGTCATATCCGACCCGAGGGGGCCGGCCCCCTTAGAATCACTCCTCGCTCAGTTCGCCGGCGTTCTCGCGATACAGTCGGACGTGATCGCACGTCCGCACGAGGTGTTAGCGGATTCTCGCCTCGTGGGCGCCGGACTGCGTGGCTGCTCGAGGAGCGCCGGTCCTCGCCGTCTTCTTGGGCCCCACGGGTTCGTCGTGGTCGAATCCAGATACTCGGGTTCGGCTCGCTTCCCTCCTCGCCGAGTCGGTCGAACGCCTGGGTGATGTCGTGCAGCGATTCACTGAGGTCGCCGGTATCCTTTCTACGGGCGTGCTGGCGCTCCGGCTACACTCGGTCGAGATCGGGATCGCTCATGCGTAGTGACTCTCGAGGTGCTCGACGATCACGTCGCTCCCGTAGATCGCCTCTCCTCGATCCGTGTCGACGAGGAATGGGATCTGGTCCTCGCCGCCGATCGCCTCCATTGCCCCCTTCGTGGTCTCGTTTTTCACCTCTCCCTCCGCCAGCCGCGGGTTGTGCGCGACATAGGAGAGCCCCAGTTCGCTCAGTTTCTCGCGGACGTCCCGGGAGTTCGGGCAGTCCTCCGCCTGGTAGAGTTCGAGCATCGTCGTTCGATAGATCCGCGACACCCGTGAGCGTGGTGCCGTCTCCTGCGTGTTCCGGTATCAACCGCTATCGAGGTGGATGACCTACGAGGGCCATGGACGAACACAACCGTACCGTCGGAATCGACGACTGGGAGGGGGCCGTCACCGAGATCGAGCGCTTCTATGTGGACGGCCATCTCCATACCGAGAGCGATCTGGTGGGCTGTACGATCGGAAACGCCACGGTCGAGATCCACGCTAACGGCCGTCTAGAGGGTAGCATGCCGCTCCACGAGTTCGACGGCCGAATCCACACCCTCGCGTTCGACCACGACGAGGGAACGATCACCGCAGAGAGCGAGGAACTCTCCTATACGGTCCGGCGGCCCTGAACGAGCCACTGGTTCACCTTCGCGGCGAGCAGGAGGGCGACGCTTACCGGCAGCGCAACGAACAGCCCGAGGAACGCTCCGTACAGCACCGACTCGCCGTCCGCCACCTCGAACGCCCCGACGACCGTCGTGGTTCCAAGGAGGACGCCGGCCCAGAGGCGCTGGTGCGTCGCGACGTGCTCGGTCCGCTCGCCGAAGAAGGCCTGATTGGCTATGGCCGCGAGAACCCCACAGAGGGTCACGATCGCTCCGATCAGCGGCGCGTAGACGAGGTCGCCGGGCGTCCGCACGGTCAACAGGCCGACCGCCGCCGTCGTGAACAGGAACACCCCGATCCACACTCGTGGCCGCTCGGCGATATGGGCGGGTCGGGTCGTTGGCATACGTCCATCTGATATTCCGAATAGATATCTCTTCTGGCCGACCTCCCGATGAAATACCCTTATCAACGGTCCGGCTATTAGAGGAGGTATGAAGGTTCTTCCGGACACCAGCGTTGTCATCGACGGGCGCGTCTCCGCGCGGGTCCGCGACGGCGACTTCGCCGGCGCGACCGTGCTCGTCCCCGAGGCGGTCGTCGGCGAGCTCGAACACCAGGCCAACGAGGGCATCGACAGCGGGTGGAGCGGGTTGGAGGAGCTGAAGACGCTCGCCGAACTCGCGGACGCCGGCGAGATCGAGCTCGAATACGTGGGCCGCAGGCCCGACGCGATCGAGAAAGGGCAAGCGGTGGAGGGCGAGATCGACGCGCTCATTCGTGACCTCGCGGCCGAGCAGGAGGCCACGTTCGTCACGAGCGACGTCGTCCAGAGCGAGGTCGCCGAGGCCAAGGGGCTCGACGT is a window encoding:
- a CDS encoding glutathione S-transferase N-terminal domain-containing protein gives rise to the protein MLELYQAEDCPNSRDVREKLSELGLSYVAHNPRLAEGEVKNETTKGAMEAIGGEDQIPFLVDTDRGEAIYGSDVIVEHLESHYA
- a CDS encoding M20 family metallopeptidase codes for the protein MTDDVRDLTRDLVSIPSHVDETAAGDFIEDWLREETDGEVTRDEAGNVFARRGSKQGPTLALVGHHDVVPPAESQIESGEYVVEERDGRLYGRGTADMKGAVAAAMCAFRTAEPTGKLVFVSFVGEESGGIGARHAIENGFAPEYAIVCEGSTNYSKPGVTDVVVAHKGRRGSTITARGAASHASEPEAGENAIYRACEAVDVVKGIDAPEATVLGNHLSGSVAVTEIEGGSAMNVIPDRCTVTVDERTVPGERAPIERVTELEGVEWTIDQDLPAMACSDDGFAKRVLEAARATQEGIPELVSKPHATDAGWLAEAGTACVVCGASEPGEAHTKDESVALTVLDRCYHLYRESARFV
- a CDS encoding lamin tail domain-containing protein, which codes for MSRSQSPGPPRPKQRPETEETDTADWRRPQQVLLVAGIALFAIGIIATVGLPALDLGAFGTDSPGGGGDSPPGLTDNDTDGGAGDAGGNDTASGGDNATERDTNDASDDAGDDTTDPPDDSDDTDADGSDSSDAGDEGDGEDSSDTGGSADEGTDDGQDAPDDDGDTDADEGDASDEEDENDGGLPIFDGGDSGDEEDQDSPETGDTDDSSNDVEDEETTGGEDENVDTTGQEGGELSVSGRNVDQGDANTQNEWVEFENTGNQALDLTGWSVDEGNGVSIDPYTFSETILEPGESIRLVTGEGEDSSETVYWNSERPVWDEEQDTITVENAASEEVLTESYDNSGENEGSSNGESGSGDNGSNTNEPIEGNETDNNSDDMDSVQNDSDQNNGAGDGEAGNESSGVSDGDDESDTGEVAPDTETNETEESDDPSAGDENDTEAGSGNENGSGGEGVTGADGEGDSNESENDGQDAGGTGNESGNESDGQDGDDVGDESGGSENGSDVTDTDDTDSQPSFGEPNDTDDEGENATENQSDDTDNGSADGNDTDGLAVVTG
- a CDS encoding carboxypeptidase M32, with the protein product MAQSTTDGDTYEQFLEKVRRIENLGAGAGVLQWDQEVKMPDEGIEARSQQLSTLSAVIHEEFTDEEMGEYLADLEPTALDDEQAAVVREIRRQYERKTHVPTELVEEISRTTSEALPKWKEAKAEDDFSIFAPVLEELIELKKEYAEHIDPDADPYAVLFADYEPYIELEKAEEMLTRLREELVPLIDSVADSEADLAVDAFSGEFDPETQEALARDALDTLGYDWNRGRLDTAPHPFSTGNQFDARVTTRFDETDLLGGLTSTIHEFGHATYTLGLPDEHYATPLGDSRDLTVHESQSRLWENHVGRSWAFWERFLPQVEERFPDVDATVEDAYEAANQVHDDNLIRVEADELTYHMHIVLRFEIERELIEGDLSVEEIPETWNEKMEEYLGVRPDTDSEGCLQDIHWSHGSFGYFPTYSLGSVLAAQLYANADEDIDDLDGKIRQGEFDPLRDWLVENVHRHGARYTTPELIEEATGESFTADYFLDYVQGKYGELYDL